A region of Solibacillus isronensis DNA encodes the following proteins:
- a CDS encoding ABC transporter ATP-binding protein produces MEYVIEMLGIRKEFGNFVANNNITLQLKKGEIHALLGENGAGKSTLMNVLFGLYQPEAGEIKVRGESVKITDPNKANDLGIGMVHQHFMLVENFTVTENIILGSEPTKMGAINIKDAANDIAALSKKYNLDVDPYAKIEDISVGMQQRVEILKTLYRGAEILIFDEPTASLTPQEITELMAILKLLIKEGKSIIIITHKLKEIMEVSDRVTIIRKGEGVGTVVTNETNPDQLAELMVGRQVEFKTEKGEANPTEEIFKVENLVVTDYRDVEKVKGLNLSIRRGEIVGIAGIDGNGQSELIEAITGLRKIKSGKVTLGGKDITGLKPREITETGVGHIPQDRHKHGLVLDFPIGHNIALQTYYKSPISKGVIMDYKKINEKARKIIEEYDVRSGQGEMTPARALSGGNQQKAIIGREVDRDPDLLIAALPTRGLDVGAIEFIHSRLIEQRDKGKAVLLISFELDEVMNVSDRIAVIYDGTIVDTVYPKETSEQELGLLMAGEKRKAKAVKEGNE; encoded by the coding sequence GTGGAATACGTGATTGAAATGCTAGGGATTCGCAAAGAGTTCGGTAATTTCGTAGCAAACAATAATATCACCCTCCAGTTAAAAAAAGGCGAAATTCATGCACTACTAGGAGAAAACGGTGCAGGTAAGTCGACTTTAATGAATGTACTTTTCGGTCTATATCAACCAGAAGCCGGAGAAATTAAAGTACGCGGAGAATCAGTAAAAATTACAGATCCAAATAAAGCGAATGATTTAGGAATCGGAATGGTGCACCAGCACTTTATGCTTGTGGAAAACTTTACGGTTACGGAAAACATCATTTTAGGCAGCGAACCTACGAAAATGGGAGCTATCAACATTAAAGATGCCGCAAACGATATCGCTGCATTATCGAAGAAATACAACTTGGATGTGGATCCATATGCGAAAATTGAAGATATTTCTGTCGGAATGCAACAACGTGTAGAAATTTTAAAAACATTATACCGCGGTGCGGAAATTCTTATTTTTGACGAGCCGACTGCTTCATTAACACCGCAAGAGATTACAGAATTAATGGCGATCTTAAAACTTCTGATCAAAGAAGGCAAGTCGATCATCATCATTACGCATAAGCTGAAAGAAATTATGGAAGTATCTGACCGTGTAACAATTATCCGTAAAGGTGAAGGGGTTGGAACGGTCGTAACGAACGAAACAAACCCGGATCAGCTGGCGGAATTAATGGTAGGCCGACAAGTAGAATTCAAAACAGAAAAAGGGGAAGCAAACCCTACTGAAGAAATCTTCAAAGTCGAAAACCTTGTTGTCACGGATTACCGGGATGTCGAAAAAGTAAAAGGTCTGAATTTATCGATTCGCCGTGGTGAAATCGTTGGTATTGCAGGGATTGACGGAAATGGTCAATCAGAATTAATTGAAGCCATTACAGGACTGCGCAAAATTAAGAGCGGTAAAGTGACTTTAGGCGGCAAAGATATTACAGGCTTAAAACCGCGTGAAATTACGGAAACAGGTGTAGGACATATTCCTCAGGACCGTCACAAACACGGGCTTGTCCTGGATTTCCCTATTGGGCACAATATCGCACTACAAACTTACTACAAATCGCCAATTTCAAAGGGCGTTATTATGGACTATAAGAAAATTAATGAAAAAGCTCGCAAAATCATTGAAGAGTATGATGTTCGTTCAGGTCAAGGCGAAATGACGCCAGCACGTGCGCTTTCAGGCGGTAACCAGCAAAAGGCGATTATCGGACGTGAAGTCGACCGTGATCCGGATCTGCTTATTGCAGCACTTCCTACTCGTGGATTGGACGTAGGGGCAATTGAATTTATTCACTCTCGTTTAATCGAGCAACGTGATAAAGGAAAAGCCGTATTATTGATTTCGTTTGAATTAGATGAAGTTATGAACGTTTCTGACCGCATTGCCGTTATTTATGATGGGACAATTGTTGATACGGTTTATCCGAAAGAAACATCTGAACAAGAGCTGGGCTTATTAATGGCCGGTGAAAAACGTAAAGCAAAGGCAGTTAAGGAGGGGAACGAATAA
- a CDS encoding helix-turn-helix domain-containing protein produces the protein MFFLTELGARLKEARLARGYSLDDLQNITKIQKRYLIGIEEGNYTIMPGSFYVRAFIKQYAEAVGLDADEVLTEYRKDIPEMQKEEVAQSFTQSPSRRNMKATSSNKMMEAMPKLIVALFAIVIIIVITTLYIQKTGSVPDVAEEDNKPIEYEQNPNSTPTKPVEDNEETTEDDTEENVEPEEPVTDEPEVAQTISEGVVQGEDSTFEVSGTDSLKIRVEVAGDTWVGIRNESRQEQVNARVYKAGEVVEHDSTANGYARIRLGNSKVAKVYVNDVELTYAQDMVSQNVILKLVNEGQGE, from the coding sequence GTGTTTTTTTTGACGGAACTAGGAGCTCGCTTGAAGGAAGCGAGATTAGCTAGAGGTTATAGTTTAGATGATTTACAAAATATCACTAAAATCCAAAAACGTTATCTAATAGGAATCGAAGAAGGCAACTATACTATTATGCCTGGCTCTTTCTATGTACGTGCCTTCATCAAGCAGTATGCTGAAGCAGTTGGATTAGATGCGGATGAAGTATTAACTGAGTATCGAAAAGATATTCCGGAAATGCAAAAAGAAGAGGTCGCCCAATCATTCACGCAAAGTCCGAGTCGCCGCAATATGAAAGCGACATCGAGCAATAAGATGATGGAAGCAATGCCGAAATTGATCGTTGCATTGTTTGCGATTGTCATTATTATTGTAATTACAACTCTATACATCCAAAAAACGGGCAGTGTGCCGGATGTAGCAGAAGAAGATAATAAACCGATTGAATACGAACAAAATCCGAATTCAACACCAACAAAACCTGTTGAAGACAACGAAGAAACTACAGAAGATGACACTGAAGAAAACGTTGAGCCTGAAGAACCTGTCACAGACGAGCCTGAAGTAGCTCAAACAATCAGTGAAGGTGTTGTACAAGGCGAAGATTCAACGTTTGAAGTATCAGGAACAGACAGCTTGAAGATTCGTGTTGAAGTAGCAGGAGATACATGGGTTGGTATTCGTAATGAAAGCCGCCAGGAGCAAGTAAATGCACGTGTCTACAAAGCTGGAGAAGTAGTAGAACATGATTCAACGGCAAACGGTTATGCACGTATTCGCTTAGGAAACTCAAAAGTGGCAAAAGTTTACGTAAATGATGTAGAATTAACTTACGCACAAGATATGGTTTCTCAAAACGTGATTTTAAAATTAGTGAATGAAGGACAAGGAGAGTAG
- the ymfI gene encoding elongation factor P 5-aminopentanone reductase produces the protein MKKFALVCGASGAIGQAICQQLAQDRWSLYLHYHTGHTVIDSMLQVFTENFPDQEFIPVKADFSSDTGAEQIAAQIFSLQAIVYANGHAFYDLLENTPAEEMTKLWHVHVQNPMRTTALLAGKLRANKVSYVLVIGSIWGDVGAAGEVAYSAVKGAQHSFVKAYSQEAAFSGIRVNAIAPGIINTKMNAMFDAEEREMIQSQIPLQSFGEALDIANMAAFYLSGRADYVTGQIIRVNGGWYI, from the coding sequence ATGAAGAAGTTTGCATTAGTTTGCGGTGCATCCGGCGCGATTGGGCAGGCGATTTGCCAGCAATTAGCACAGGATCGCTGGTCACTCTATCTGCATTATCATACTGGGCATACTGTCATTGACAGTATGCTTCAAGTGTTTACCGAGAACTTTCCGGATCAGGAGTTTATCCCGGTAAAAGCCGATTTCAGCAGTGACACCGGAGCGGAGCAGATTGCCGCCCAAATTTTTTCATTGCAGGCGATCGTTTATGCGAACGGCCATGCATTTTATGATTTACTGGAAAACACACCAGCCGAGGAAATGACCAAACTTTGGCATGTCCATGTACAAAATCCGATGCGAACGACGGCACTGCTTGCGGGCAAATTGCGAGCGAACAAAGTCAGCTATGTGCTTGTCATTGGTTCGATCTGGGGAGATGTCGGTGCCGCAGGCGAAGTAGCGTACTCAGCTGTAAAAGGCGCCCAGCACAGCTTCGTGAAAGCATACTCGCAGGAAGCGGCGTTTAGCGGTATTCGCGTTAATGCGATTGCACCCGGAATTATCAATACGAAGATGAACGCAATGTTTGATGCCGAGGAGCGCGAAATGATTCAAAGCCAAATTCCATTGCAGTCATTTGGTGAAGCGCTCGATATCGCCAATATGGCGGCTTTTTATTTGAGCGGACGCGCCGATTATGTAACAGGGCAAATAATTCGAGTTAATGGCGGCTGGTACATATAA
- the yfmH gene encoding EF-P 5-aminopentanol modification-associated protein YfmH encodes METIEFQQLDETLYYKQLNNGLDVYILPKKGFSKTFVTFTTKYGSIDRTFVPIGETEPITVPDGIAHFLEHKMFEKEDGDVFQQFSEVGAQANAFTSFTRTAYLFSATDHIYKSTETLLNFVQEPYFTEETVNKEKGIIGQEITMYDDQPDWRLYFGAIENMYHNHPVKIDIAGTIDSIDGITAEHLYTCYNTFYHPSNMLLFVIGAVDPVEMMAFIEDNQNKKTFQEPTDLKRLFDEEPTNVAEKERVLHMDVQKPKVYVGLKAKQVDLSGEEMLKHELAVQIGVECLFGRASSFYTDVYENGLIDESYGYDFSLENGYGFALIGSDSEQPEQLAKLIKDKLAETEQKNLFTSEDVERIKRKKIGFFLRALNSIEFIANQFTRYKFNDMNLFDVVPVLETITVEDIEKAFKTIQGEEQQTVFTIMPVSGRDQK; translated from the coding sequence ATGGAAACAATTGAATTCCAGCAATTAGATGAAACATTATATTACAAGCAGCTAAACAATGGATTAGACGTATACATTTTGCCGAAAAAAGGCTTTTCAAAGACATTTGTGACATTCACTACGAAGTACGGTTCGATTGACCGTACATTCGTACCGATCGGAGAAACAGAGCCGATTACTGTTCCGGACGGGATTGCCCACTTTTTAGAGCATAAAATGTTCGAAAAAGAAGACGGGGATGTATTCCAACAGTTCAGTGAAGTAGGCGCGCAGGCGAATGCGTTCACATCATTTACCCGCACAGCGTACCTGTTCTCTGCAACGGACCATATTTATAAAAGTACGGAAACATTATTGAATTTTGTACAGGAGCCGTATTTCACGGAAGAAACGGTAAATAAAGAAAAAGGCATTATCGGGCAGGAAATTACGATGTACGATGATCAGCCGGATTGGCGTTTATATTTTGGTGCGATTGAAAATATGTACCACAACCACCCGGTGAAAATTGATATTGCCGGCACAATCGATTCAATTGATGGAATTACAGCCGAGCATTTATATACGTGCTACAACACGTTCTACCATCCGTCAAACATGCTATTGTTCGTAATCGGTGCAGTAGACCCTGTTGAAATGATGGCATTTATTGAAGATAACCAAAACAAAAAGACATTCCAGGAGCCGACAGACTTAAAACGCTTATTTGATGAAGAACCTACAAATGTAGCTGAAAAAGAGCGCGTGCTTCATATGGATGTACAAAAGCCAAAAGTATATGTTGGTTTAAAAGCGAAACAAGTTGATTTAAGCGGCGAAGAAATGCTGAAGCATGAGCTTGCTGTACAAATCGGTGTTGAATGTTTATTCGGCCGCGCTTCATCGTTCTATACAGATGTATATGAAAACGGCTTAATCGATGAGTCATACGGTTATGATTTCTCATTGGAAAATGGCTATGGATTTGCACTGATCGGCTCGGATTCAGAACAGCCGGAACAGCTTGCCAAATTGATTAAAGATAAACTGGCAGAAACAGAGCAAAAAAACTTATTCACTTCTGAAGATGTAGAGCGTATTAAACGTAAAAAAATCGGTTTCTTCCTGCGTGCACTGAATTCAATCGAATTTATCGCCAACCAGTTTACACGTTACAAATTCAATGACATGAATTTATTCGATGTTGTACCGGTACTGGAGACAATTACAGTGGAAGATATCGAAAAAGCATTTAAAACAATTCAAGGTGAAGAGCAACAAACGGTGTTTACTATCATGCCAGTTAGCGGGCGCGATCAAAAATGA
- the yfmF gene encoding EF-P 5-aminopentanol modification-associated protein YfmF, which translates to MFLTTEIAKGVSLHIRQTAQFKTVNFSIKWRTPLNEETAAQRTVLSNVLQHSNEKFPTSASYRSYLDDLFGTVLYFDTAKRGQEHTVLLNVETVNDQYLSHGNVLNEAIDLIQEAIFKPNYENGVFKESIVNREKEMVIQRIQSIFDDKSRYAQKRLTEIIRPNSAASFSANGNIEAVKAITPQSLTKTYEDMLANDVIDIYVVGDINVEEMTEKLKAAFQFADRNALPKTQEDTNPANVEPYTKETQEMKQGKLHIGYSTPVRFGDKDFPIMQIFNGIFGGYAHSKLFMNVREKESLAYYASSSYSSQYGLLFVVSGIEPANEEKARKLIAEQLKVMQNGEITDLELAQTKAMLINQLKEALDSPRGQIEIFDQYKVLDEPFTMDTWTARWQSVSKEDVQKVAQDIKLEATYFLCGKGE; encoded by the coding sequence TTGTTTTTAACAACCGAAATTGCGAAAGGTGTTTCGCTTCATATACGACAAACCGCCCAATTCAAAACGGTGAACTTTTCGATAAAATGGAGAACGCCATTAAATGAAGAAACAGCGGCACAGCGTACAGTATTATCGAATGTCCTGCAGCACAGTAACGAAAAATTTCCAACATCGGCAAGTTACCGCAGCTATTTAGATGACCTATTCGGCACAGTATTGTATTTTGACACAGCCAAGCGCGGTCAGGAACATACCGTACTATTAAATGTCGAAACAGTAAACGACCAATATTTATCGCATGGCAATGTATTAAATGAAGCAATCGACCTGATCCAGGAAGCGATCTTCAAACCGAACTACGAAAACGGTGTATTTAAAGAATCCATTGTCAACCGTGAAAAAGAAATGGTCATCCAACGAATTCAATCAATTTTCGATGACAAGTCGCGCTACGCACAAAAACGTTTAACAGAAATCATCCGTCCAAACAGTGCAGCATCATTTTCTGCAAACGGGAATATCGAAGCCGTAAAAGCCATTACACCACAATCATTGACAAAAACATATGAAGATATGCTAGCAAATGATGTCATTGATATTTACGTTGTCGGTGATATTAATGTGGAAGAAATGACGGAAAAGTTAAAAGCAGCATTCCAATTTGCTGACCGCAATGCGCTGCCTAAAACACAAGAAGATACAAATCCTGCAAACGTAGAACCTTATACGAAAGAAACGCAGGAAATGAAACAAGGGAAACTGCATATCGGCTACTCGACACCAGTACGATTTGGCGATAAAGATTTCCCAATCATGCAAATTTTCAACGGTATTTTTGGCGGATATGCCCATTCAAAACTGTTTATGAATGTCCGTGAAAAAGAAAGTTTAGCTTATTATGCATCAAGCTCTTATTCTTCACAATACGGATTACTGTTTGTCGTGTCAGGTATTGAGCCGGCAAATGAAGAAAAGGCACGCAAATTAATTGCTGAACAGTTAAAAGTGATGCAAAATGGTGAAATTACTGATTTGGAATTGGCGCAAACGAAGGCGATGCTCATTAACCAATTAAAAGAAGCATTGGATTCCCCTCGTGGCCAAATCGAAATTTTTGACCAATACAAAGTATTAGACGAACCGTTTACTATGGATACGTGGACTGCACGCTGGCAATCTGTGTCAAAAGAAGATGTGCAGAAAGTGGCACAGGATATTAAATTAGAAGCAACGTATTTCTTATGCGGTAAGGGGGAGTAA
- a CDS encoding DUF3388 domain-containing protein has product MGEWYFEYEIQVNRPGLLGDIASLLGMLRVNIVSINGVDEEHRGMLLSTENEESIQRFISIVSTMENINVTRFREPKLRDRLAVRHGHYIPKDADEKNTFRFVRDELGILVDFMAELFKKEGHKLIGIRGMPRVGKTESIVAASVCANKKWIFISSTMIKQTVRNTLMGDEFNGNNIFILDGAVTRRSTDERHQQLVREIMGMPTIKVIEHPDLFVQHSSYKIEDFDYIIELRHEPDEEITYEIIEKNNMLSSTDHFGGFDF; this is encoded by the coding sequence ATGGGCGAATGGTATTTTGAATATGAAATTCAAGTGAATCGACCAGGTTTATTAGGAGATATTGCATCGCTGTTAGGAATGCTTCGCGTTAATATTGTCTCGATTAACGGTGTGGATGAGGAGCATCGAGGAATGCTGTTATCTACAGAGAACGAAGAATCTATCCAGCGTTTTATTTCAATCGTCTCAACAATGGAAAATATTAATGTAACAAGATTTCGTGAGCCAAAGCTTCGTGATCGATTGGCTGTTCGGCACGGGCATTATATTCCGAAAGATGCGGATGAAAAAAATACATTCCGGTTCGTACGTGACGAATTAGGAATTTTAGTTGATTTTATGGCCGAATTATTTAAAAAGGAAGGGCATAAATTAATTGGGATCCGTGGAATGCCGCGTGTAGGAAAAACAGAATCAATCGTTGCTGCAAGTGTGTGCGCGAATAAAAAATGGATTTTCATCTCTTCTACTATGATTAAACAAACCGTCCGGAATACGTTAATGGGCGATGAGTTTAATGGGAATAATATTTTTATATTGGATGGTGCCGTGACACGTCGCTCGACGGATGAACGCCACCAGCAGTTAGTTCGGGAAATCATGGGTATGCCGACGATTAAAGTCATAGAGCATCCAGATCTGTTCGTACAGCATTCATCATATAAAATAGAAGATTTTGACTATATTATCGAATTGCGCCATGAGCCGGATGAAGAAATAACATATGAAATTATCGAAAAGAATAATATGTTATCGAGTACAGACCATTTTGGCGGGTTTGATTTTTAG
- a CDS encoding ABC transporter permease: MSFLEVLYFIVPSALLYATPLILTGIGALFSERAGVIGLGVEGLMIVGAFTGIYINLEYYADFGKNVIWLALLAALLAGAIFSLIIAVAAVTFRADQTVTGVAANMLAAAITVFLVKLIYGKGQTDMVSAPLQRFEIPFLSDIPFLGPLLFQNVYSTTIIALVVAVGAWFVLYKMPFGLRIRSVGEHPMAADTMGINVAKMRYIGVMISGALAGVGGASLAMTASGDFSGSTVAGQGFIAIAAMIFGKWHPIGTLGAALFFGLAQTLSIGGGNIPFIQDIPPVILQVLPYVLTILALAGFVGKAVAPKASGVPYIKGKR; the protein is encoded by the coding sequence ATGAGCTTTTTAGAAGTGTTATACTTTATCGTCCCTTCTGCCCTTTTATACGCAACACCGCTTATTTTAACAGGTATCGGGGCTCTATTCTCGGAGCGTGCAGGGGTAATCGGTCTTGGTGTTGAAGGGTTAATGATTGTCGGTGCATTTACAGGTATTTATATTAACCTTGAATACTATGCTGACTTTGGGAAAAACGTCATTTGGCTGGCTTTATTGGCAGCATTGTTGGCAGGGGCAATTTTCTCGTTAATTATTGCCGTTGCAGCTGTAACGTTCCGTGCAGACCAAACTGTTACAGGTGTAGCAGCAAACATGCTTGCTGCAGCGATTACAGTATTCTTGGTTAAATTAATTTACGGTAAAGGTCAAACGGACATGGTTTCTGCACCATTACAACGTTTTGAAATACCATTTTTATCAGATATACCGTTCTTGGGACCGCTCCTGTTCCAAAATGTATACTCCACAACAATTATCGCATTGGTTGTTGCGGTAGGAGCATGGTTTGTTCTTTACAAAATGCCATTCGGTTTACGTATTCGCTCTGTGGGAGAACATCCAATGGCAGCAGATACGATGGGTATTAATGTAGCGAAAATGCGTTATATCGGTGTAATGATTTCCGGTGCATTAGCAGGTGTCGGTGGTGCTTCATTGGCTATGACAGCATCTGGTGATTTCTCTGGCTCTACAGTAGCCGGACAAGGATTCATCGCTATTGCTGCAATGATTTTCGGTAAATGGCATCCAATCGGAACATTAGGTGCCGCACTATTCTTTGGCTTGGCACAAACATTAAGTATCGGTGGCGGGAACATCCCGTTCATTCAAGATATCCCACCGGTAATCCTGCAAGTACTACCATATGTCCTGACAATCCTGGCATTAGCAGGCTTCGTAGGAAAAGCAGTAGCACCAAAAGCATCAGGCGTTCCATATATCAAAGGAAAACGCTAA
- a CDS encoding DUF3243 domain-containing protein translates to MGLLQNWEQWTSFLGKQVSDAKESGMPNKMIEKAAVQIGEYLAKNVDPQNEQERVLSDLWSVAEKDEKQAIASCIMKLVQNKTTH, encoded by the coding sequence ATGGGACTATTACAAAACTGGGAACAATGGACAAGCTTCTTAGGTAAACAAGTATCTGATGCAAAAGAAAGCGGCATGCCTAATAAAATGATTGAGAAAGCCGCAGTTCAGATTGGCGAGTATCTTGCGAAAAACGTTGACCCACAAAATGAGCAAGAGCGCGTATTATCTGACTTATGGTCTGTTGCCGAAAAGGACGAAAAGCAAGCAATTGCAAGCTGTATCATGAAGCTCGTTCAAAACAAAACAACACACTAA
- the pgsA gene encoding CDP-diacylglycerol--glycerol-3-phosphate 3-phosphatidyltransferase, translated as MNIPNKITVSRILLIPIFVIVMMFDFGWGNMTLFGAEMQVNYFVGALIFIFASATDWVDGYYARKYNLVTNLGKFLDPLADKLLVSAAFILLVEIDLAPAWIVIIIISREFAVTGLRLILAGQGEVVAANQLGKIKTWAQIVAISALILHNTIFTLVGIPFDMIMLYVALFFTVWSGWDYFYLNRRALLDSK; from the coding sequence ATGAACATTCCAAATAAGATTACAGTCTCACGCATTTTATTAATCCCAATATTTGTGATTGTAATGATGTTTGATTTCGGTTGGGGAAATATGACGCTGTTTGGCGCGGAAATGCAAGTGAACTACTTTGTTGGGGCACTGATTTTTATTTTCGCATCGGCAACGGACTGGGTAGATGGCTACTATGCCCGCAAATATAATTTAGTGACGAACTTAGGGAAGTTTTTGGACCCGCTTGCAGACAAGCTGCTCGTTTCTGCTGCCTTTATTTTATTGGTGGAAATCGACCTGGCACCTGCATGGATTGTCATTATCATTATTTCGCGTGAGTTCGCGGTAACGGGACTTCGATTGATTTTAGCAGGGCAAGGGGAAGTCGTAGCGGCGAACCAGCTTGGTAAAATTAAAACTTGGGCCCAAATCGTGGCGATTTCTGCATTAATTTTACACAATACGATTTTTACATTAGTTGGCATACCTTTTGATATGATTATGCTTTATGTAGCATTATTCTTTACAGTATGGTCTGGATGGGATTATTTCTATTTAAACCGTCGTGCATTATTGGATTCAAAATAA
- a CDS encoding BMP family lipoprotein — protein MKKRKFGLLISSVVATGAILAACGTDEESTDSKDTSNNDSNSGSETSTDAGSGDFSIAMVTDVGGVDDKSFNQSAWEGVQQFGADNGLSKGDGGFDYLQSQSDADYNTNLNNLLRRDFDLVFGVGFMMGDAIEEIANDNPDAQLALIDAEVEADNVANILFKEQEGAFLAGVVAASMSESGKIGFVGGTDIPVINRFHAGFIEGAKAVNPDIEIQVNYTGVFDDASKGKIAANSMYSSGVDIIFHAAGGTGNGVFSEAKERKAKDKDANVWVIGVDADQYAEGQVDDSTNITLTSMLKGVNNAVVDIATKAKNGEFPGGTTTVYGLAEDGVGLADSRGAIPQEVMDKVEEYKEKIASGEIKVSEEKPKDK, from the coding sequence GTAAATTTGGTTTATTAATTTCTTCTGTAGTAGCAACTGGTGCAATTTTGGCGGCATGTGGAACTGACGAAGAGTCAACTGATTCAAAAGACACTTCAAACAATGATTCTAATTCTGGTTCTGAAACAAGCACTGACGCAGGTTCTGGCGATTTCTCAATCGCAATGGTTACAGACGTTGGTGGCGTAGACGACAAATCATTTAACCAATCAGCTTGGGAAGGTGTTCAACAATTCGGTGCTGACAACGGCCTATCTAAAGGTGACGGTGGTTTCGATTACTTACAATCTCAATCAGATGCTGACTACAACACAAACTTAAACAACTTATTACGTCGTGACTTCGATTTAGTATTCGGTGTTGGTTTCATGATGGGTGATGCAATTGAAGAGATCGCTAATGACAATCCAGATGCACAGTTAGCATTAATCGATGCTGAAGTAGAAGCGGATAACGTAGCAAACATCCTGTTCAAAGAGCAAGAAGGTGCTTTCTTAGCTGGTGTTGTTGCAGCTTCAATGTCTGAATCAGGCAAAATTGGTTTCGTAGGTGGTACAGATATCCCAGTAATTAACCGCTTCCACGCTGGTTTCATCGAGGGTGCAAAAGCTGTTAACCCGGATATCGAAATCCAAGTAAACTACACAGGTGTATTCGACGATGCATCTAAAGGTAAAATCGCTGCGAACTCAATGTACTCTTCTGGCGTAGATATTATTTTCCACGCTGCTGGTGGTACTGGTAACGGTGTATTCTCAGAAGCTAAAGAGCGTAAAGCAAAAGATAAAGATGCTAACGTATGGGTAATCGGTGTTGACGCTGACCAATATGCAGAAGGCCAAGTTGATGACTCTACAAACATCACTTTAACTTCTATGTTAAAAGGTGTTAACAACGCGGTAGTGGATATCGCTACTAAAGCGAAAAACGGTGAGTTCCCAGGTGGTACAACTACTGTTTACGGTTTAGCTGAAGATGGTGTTGGCTTAGCAGATTCTCGTGGTGCAATTCCTCAAGAAGTAATGGATAAAGTAGAAGAATATAAAGAGAAGATTGCTTCTGGCGAAATTAAAGTTTCAGAAGAAAAACCTAAAGATAAATAA
- a CDS encoding ABC transporter permease: MSNRVVNLLVPLISVVLGLLVGGIIMVVSGYDAIDGYTALWNGIFGDSYSIGNTIRQITPYILAGLAVAFAFRTGLFNIGVEGQLLMGWLAAAYVGYAIDGLPRIIHLPLALLAAAAAGAFWAFIVGFLKAKLQVHEVIASIMLNYTALYLTNAAIKSLSDGGFKTPTVLESATLRNQWLREITDNSSLHLGIIVALIMVVVMWFILEKTTRGYELKAVGFNKNAAEYAGMNVNRNIILAMTISGVFAGLGGAMEALGTYQNASIKAAASGIGFDGIAVALLGANNPIGVFFGASLFGSLKYGSLNMPNEAGIPEEIVSIIIAVIILFVASGYILRVGLQKFGKKKEGK; the protein is encoded by the coding sequence ATGTCAAATCGAGTTGTGAATCTGCTCGTTCCACTCATCTCGGTAGTTTTAGGATTACTCGTTGGCGGGATCATCATGGTTGTCAGCGGCTATGATGCAATCGATGGATATACAGCACTATGGAATGGTATTTTCGGAGATTCCTATTCTATCGGTAATACGATCCGTCAAATTACACCGTATATTTTAGCAGGTCTTGCGGTAGCATTTGCCTTCCGTACGGGATTATTCAACATAGGTGTTGAAGGTCAGCTATTAATGGGTTGGCTTGCAGCGGCATATGTCGGTTATGCAATTGATGGATTGCCACGTATTATCCACTTGCCATTAGCATTACTTGCGGCTGCGGCAGCTGGGGCATTCTGGGCATTTATCGTAGGTTTCCTGAAAGCAAAACTTCAAGTACACGAAGTAATTGCTTCGATCATGTTAAACTACACAGCATTATATTTAACAAATGCTGCGATTAAATCATTATCAGACGGCGGATTCAAAACGCCGACGGTATTGGAGTCAGCGACATTACGTAATCAGTGGTTACGTGAAATTACGGACAATTCAAGTCTTCACTTAGGGATTATCGTGGCACTGATCATGGTAGTTGTCATGTGGTTTATTTTAGAAAAAACAACTCGCGGGTATGAGTTGAAAGCAGTAGGGTTCAACAAAAACGCTGCTGAATATGCAGGTATGAACGTAAACCGCAACATCATTTTAGCAATGACAATTTCCGGTGTGTTCGCCGGTCTTGGCGGTGCGATGGAAGCATTGGGAACATACCAGAACGCATCGATTAAAGCAGCAGCTTCAGGTATCGGATTTGACGGGATCGCCGTAGCATTACTTGGTGCGAACAATCCGATCGGTGTATTCTTCGGAGCTTCATTATTCGGTTCCCTGAAATACGGTTCATTAAACATGCCAAATGAAGCAGGTATTCCGGAAGAAATCGTATCGATCATTATTGCGGTAATTATTTTATTCGTAGCTTCAGGCTATATTTTACGTGTCGGTTTACAGAAATTCGGAAAGAAAAAGGAGGGCAAGTAA